TACTGGCAGAACTGCTACTAAGCATTTCAATTGTTCCACTTGTTGCAAGCTACAAAGTCTCCAACCACTCTTGGCAATGCCTTGATTGTCAAGTTCGCTTGGATCAGCAACCATAGCAGCCTTGTCAAGGAACATGAACCTATCAGTATGAGTAAGCATTGTTAATGTTGGTGACTCCGAACCTGTAATAGATGGATCATAAAAGGAGTGCTTAGAGGCTGGTCCAACAGTTAAACGATGTTTCCTACAGGCAGCTGTGATCACTTTGGCTATGTCTGTGAAGATGCTACCTCGAGGGTTCTTGTAAAAATAAGTGCGGCAGCCAAGCAAGAAAATAGTGATGGAAACAGCAAGGCAGGCAGTAGGAATAGCAAAGCCTAAAACCCAACTGAAATTAGTCTGAACGTAGACAACAGCAGTGAGTGCCACAACTAGAGCAATGGTGAAGGAGAAATACCACCAATTGAAGAAGCTTTCTAATTGTGACCTTCCCTTCTTTGTGTTGATGTCAAATTGATCAGCTCCAAAGGCGATGTTGCAAGGCCTAATGCCGCCTGCACCTAACGAAAGAAACGCAAGAGCTATGAAGAGAAAGGCTAGCTGCCAGCTTTTGGGATGTGGGCAGTGGGATTGATGTCGACCATCGCAGGTTGGGGGTCTTAACTGATGTATAGCTGCAGTCAGGGTCATAGTCCCCATACCCTATAAAATGCAATCATACATAGTACAAATCTTGGCGTTAATAGTTGGATTTCCATGATTATAAGTAGGTGTCTTAGAACCTTATAAAATGCATGCATTTCACAATTAATATTAAGTTTCTAATTGTTAAGGGATGATTTCACCACCTATCCAAGTTCACTAGGATAAAGATTTTTTTGGTTGGCATTAAAGATCAATTCATGTTATTAGGTTACAAAAGagataagaaagagaaaacatgTGTGTACtagattattttttatcattagactaaaaCATTAAATATTAGTTTTGGCAgaaacaattttataataaaataatttaataattgaacTAACTGAAACTTATATGATGTACAGTATTTGAGAAAGTATATACAGGAAaacaaaatgaatattttagtTGCAAATTCTGTTGGCAttgatacatatatatagacTAAGATTTTGTTTAGTGTCTCCATTGCATTTTACACCCTTCAACATCCTAATAAAAGAAACTGTGTGATTCTATACCGGTTCCAATTAGAAAAGACGAGGTCACTTTACCAGAAGAGACGCTATGGAGCCAAAGAGGAGGGTACGGAACCTGCCTAGATAAGCATCAGCAACAAAAGCACCTGCTAGTGATGTAATGTTGGAGGAACCATTCCATATGTTAACCACATTAACCACAAATATACCACTCAAGTTGTATTTTGTAGTCAAGTACACTGTTATATTGGATATCAAGCTCATCGATGCCAACTTCTCAAACGATTCATTccctaaaaaacattaaaacataataaaataaaataaaatccattttAAATCTCTTTAAGAAAATGCAGAAATTATAGTAGTAAATACATATGAATGCTAGATTTGGTACGTTACCAATGATGTATTTGATAGCTTTCCATCCTCCTGCTTTTCTAGTAGAAGCTTTAGGAGGAGGAGAAGGATGAGTTGGAGGGTCTTGCTGTAATGAAGTAGAATGGATCATAATTTCCattccaatctctctctctctctctctctctctctctctctctgtgagtatatatatatattttctcttcttctattcttaagttttcatttttggtaACGATTTTTGGCTGATTGCCCGGACTACTAGCCAAAATCTCTCAGAAATATATAATTGCGTGCATTGAAGTAACTAGTAACTGAGTAATAAATTACAAGATCTTAATCACAGAGATTCATCAAATTGCTGTGTTTCGTTTGATGGAGATTTCGGAGTGGGCTTGGTTGCACGTGTGTGATATGGTCAACATGCAAGCAACGTGGCAAAGAAAGAATAGAGCCTGCATGAGCGGAGTTTGTTTAGTTTAGTCTTAAGTCTTAACCCAAGTTTTAGAGGTATTGGTTAGGATCTCGTGAGATTTGCTGATTCAGTATGTAGAATTTGTTGTTAGCCATGGAGCCATTTGTAACAAATTAGATCCTAACTTTACGTAGCATCTCCCTCTTTCTATCATTGGGCAAGACTTCCATCTTTACTTTTCCAGTGTAAGTGAAGTGCGAactttaaacatttaaaaaaaaaataaaaaaaactttttgtttttttagaaaaacattAGAAAATCCCATTTGACCTAAAGGCAATTGGCAGCAAAAGcttatcaagtttttttttttttttttggggggggggtggggggttgaGGAAAGCTTATCCAGTTGGTCAATATTAGTTGGACAAACTAGCTAGGGTTGGCTCTAAGCTTAGGCCTAAGGCTCCTGTTACAAAAAGTCTCCAcccaatttataaaataaataaaatactccTTTTAGAACACTAACATCGAGGAAtacaaaaacaatttattttatattctcaaacatcattttatttatcttacaatctcattttacaattcatctaacatttcaattattatttttacatacaactcattaaaataatataaattatcacatcaaataataatataaatatagagagagagagagaaattaaataaaatataaaatatagtattttAGTTTACAAACTCATGAACAGTAAGTTCTAAATATAAAGACTTACTGTTTATagattgtaaaaaattttaattatacaaCCCCGAATAAAGCTCTTTTTTAGATGGTCAGTGTGTATTTTAGCACCTGTGAGGTTTTACACCCCAATACTCCTATAAAACCatccaaaattttatgataataattgttttttttttttttttttaaagggtggGTTCCATGCAATCATCATGAAAAAAGGGTGGGTTCCTAtagattttctaaaaaataaatcaaacatgTGAATTTCACATAAAGAGAAATATACATTTACATTTTTGGACATTCAAGTTCTCAAGCATCACATTTGAGCtgttttttcttaatatataaatatatatatatatatatatatatttttaaatatttggcaAAATAGCATCATTTAAAACTTATTCAGGAAAATAGCTTCTCTTGGAACTCATCTTTTCAAGAGGAGAGTCTCATGTTTTAAGTCATACTCATCTAATTGAGAGACGAGGTCCTTAATTGTTTTAAGTAAAACCTTGCTTTATCATTTATGCATAGACTCCGGATCCAAAGTTTTACAATGCCGATTAAGCCATTCAACTTTTTCAATTAATCCATAGGTTGAATCTCTCAACTTCACAATTGCATTCCAAAGTGCCAATAAGTTTCCATATTTGTTGAGATCCACGTGgaccaaatttttaaaaaatgaccacATAAGCTTTAACCATATCAGCACGCAGTTTAAGGAACAAGAACCCAAAAGGGCTGTTCCCCAAAGTAGTTTTGTAATATAGTGCTACTATTttgtcaaataattttattttttacaaagtaCCAAGCGAAATTGGCCATCCCATTTTGTCAGATATATATTAGATTCTCCATCCAAACACTACTGTAATAGAAAAGGGCACACTTGGTTTTTACTCCAACCATGGGCTTCAATGTCACTGGGGTCTGGTTTGTCAATTATGTTTCGTTCTAGCTGTAACAGTCAGAAAATTCCATTTCAGAATTGGGCCAAATCATCCCCTATTCCACTAGGCCTAAATATTGATCTATTCTTATCCATTTCATCCGATCCGTTTCGGTCCCTTCCACTAAATTCCTGCCAATATGATTGGAATGTGgacaattcttttttctttttttcctaaatacattttcattttcattttttgattgGAAGGTTTCTGTTagtggcggagccaggaatTTATATTTGGAGGAGCCAAACATAAAATTagacaattaattatttttatgtatatattaattatatccATATTAACAGTAATGTACATACAATTTaataatcaaaatccaaaaGTGTATTATTTCTGAATTACCATCTCCTAAACTTGTCCATAAACctagattttttaaattaaaggcgaaaaacacattttagtccctatattttcagGCGATTGCcattttagttcttaaattttatttttaccgcttttagtccctatcatAAAAACGCTTCCCGTTTTGGTCCCTGCTGTTACTCATTTAACAGAAATATCTTACGTAGCAAATGGTCCAACAGTAAATGCTGACAtgtctattaaaataatattaaaaaaaatcacgtcagataaaaataatattaaaaaatgccacatctgcaatttaatttttgaaaaaagccaaatcagataaaaataatataaaaatttctaacctaattattttaaaaaaaaaagaaaagaaattagttaaattaaattttttttccttttttttggaagaacatgaagaacattcCAGGAGATGTTTCCCATTCCTCTTTCTCTACTAATAGTTCTCCATCTCTCCCTCTATATCTCTCTTCTACGTTTCCcattcctctttttttattcacaGCATGTTTCGCTCATCTATCTCTTCTCATCTGACTAAGTTTTGGTTGGATCGAATCGGTGGTTGCTGGGTTTTAGTGGTGGCGTTTCGGTGGTGGGTTTCGGTTGTGGAGTTGAATCGGTGACTGgctttggtggtgggttttttttgtgtttgttgggtTTTAGTGGTGGCATTTCGGTGGTGGGTTTCGGTTGTGGAGTTGAATCGGTGGCCGGCTTTGGTGGTCGgtttttttctgtgttttttgggttttagtgGTGGCattttggtggtgggtttcggTTGTGGAGTTGAATCGGTGGCCGGCTTTGGTGATgggtttttttgggtgtttgctGGGTTTTAGTGGTGGCATTTCGATGGTGGGTTTCGGTTGTGGAGTTGAATCAGTGGCCGgctttggtggtgggtttttttgtgttttctgggTTAGTGGTGGCattttggtggtgggtttcggTTGTGGAGTTGAATCGGTGGCCGGCTTTGGTGATgggtttttttgggtgtttgctGGGTTTTAGTGGTGGCATTTCGATGGTGGGTTTCGGTTGTGGAGTTGAATCAGTGGCCAgctttggtggtgggtttctttctgtattttctgggttttagtGGTGGCATTTCGGTGGTGGGTTTCAGTTGTGGAGTTGAATCGGTGGCCGgctttggtggtgggtttttttgggtgtttgttgGATCCatttggtggtgggtttcggTGCTTGCTGGGTCTGTTTGGTGGCTGGGTTTTGTGATGGTCTTTTTGGTAGTTGGGTTTCGTTGGTTGCTGGGTTTTGGTGGTGGCTGGGTTCTGTTCGATGTGATGGTGGTCGTGCCGGGTTTCGTTACGCTTTCTCTAAGATCTTACTCAGGCTTCGCTGGGTTTGGTTGTGCATGGAGGCCGAAAATCTaggtttgagttttgtgttttttgtgtttggtttcaaagcataagaaaatcttgttgaatgtttgtgttttgtaaatttttatgggcatatctttttattttgtaaatttgagtgattttatggttttgattgctaagaaaatgcaagaaaagaaaagtaaatttttaattcttaattttctgGCAAGCTTAGTTggggaagaaaaatgaagaacacgttcttcatgttcttccaaaaaaatggaaaaaaatttaatttaactaatttcttttcttcttttttaaaataattaggttagaaatttttatattatttttatatgatgtggtttttttcaaaaattaaattactgacgtgacattttttaatattattttaatagacacgtcaacatttattgttggaccgtttgccacgtaggaTATTTCTGTTAAATGAGTAACGACAGGGACCAAAACGGTAAGCGCTTTTatgatagggactaaaagcggtaaaaataaaatttagggactaaaatgggaatcgcctgaaaatgtagggactaaaatgtgcttttcgcctaaattaaattatcacCCATTAAATAtaatgactaaaattttaaaaaatactaataatttaaagatttttaaataaaagacaaacaatcattcaaatttcaatatataaaaaaatagctaTAACTACAACCAAAtacatgttatattattttatatataaattaaatgataaaaataatatattttaatcatatACATTTATGATGTTATGATacattgattattttaatattttaagaacaaataaaaatatgagaaagtGAGAGTAGCCTACACAACTACACACCTGCTTTTGCAGGAAGTATTTTAACCACACACATGGTTATGCAGTGGAGGAAAATAATTTAAGTGCTAcctctataatatttttacaacaatttcacaataaatcctaagtggtaagttgttattagttctaattttaaTCCACAACTTAAATAACTTTTTTGCGCACATGTAACAGCGaataataacttgccacttaagatttattgtaaaaatattgtgaatataacatttctttattaaaataactctaatatatatatatatatatatacactaattttttcaaatatttgggGGGGCCAAGGCCCCCTTGGGTCCCaatgtggctccgccactggtttttgtaaggttgaatttaatcaacattttttgctttttgtagGGGGTTGGTTTTGAGCGCTCTTCTTATTGGACGAAAGGTCTCAAGCCTAACTgacccaatacaatgaatttttagagagtgGGCCTAAGAACTAAGTGTTAGTCTAAACCACAATCACTATACATGGTTGGGTGTGGGCGGACCAATGAGTAAATGGGTTCAAGTCTGAAATATTATCCCCTGGGGTTTCGTCAGAGGAGCTtgatattcttcttcttctactttcagTACTAGGTTCCCGTGGTTCTTCAAGACCATGCAGACTGCTGCAgttctctcctttttctcttttcctgtTCCTTTTTCGCGATTCCCCATCCTTGGGGGGTCTCTCccattatatatttcttttcggtcgatcttgaccctccatctgttgattgTGCAGGCCATCACTCGAGTGCTCGTCCCATTAGTcaccttcccaaaccctctATGAGTTGCAGCAACCAAGGCCATactgttcaagggtcttttCATCATTAATGTGGCTAGGACGTCAGTTGGGCACATTAAATGCGAAGGTGATAGCTTTTTCTTGAACTGCTCCTACACCATACCCCCGTGTGCATCCTACTGTACTCGTCCTTTCTTCGAGGAACATTCTgagaggctgcctttgatggcgtgccttctttcctactggagTCTGGAATGCCGAGAacagaatcgtcctcggcaacatctctaggccatttggattTTCATCGTATGTCCTCGGACATTTCTCTCCTCGGCGCGAGCCTTGGCCTAGCacaaagtgggccggggtcgccaagttctctggccccacacttgtaattcagcatttactattttagcttattttcatattccgtACATACattatttgataataagcttgaattggtaatttgtgaTTTgagtctaaacattcaaggtgttttacacactaattgaacattcagtttcttttaatttttaatttttttttcatttacttttcTCACATAtgatatgctttttttttcttcattaagaATGTGGTTTTTAATTTACTTTATCATATTTGACATGTTACATAATGATGATATTAAGAATGtacttatttgattttgaattgatAATTGATATGATAGATGAAGAATTAggtctatttattttgtttaatattatatttaaattagtGGTAATCTCAAAACGATATGTAGTACGGAATAGTCttatattgaaatattttgttggAATGGACAAATCGAAACAAACACTATAACGGAATTGACAATATTGGGCTGCAGTAGGCTCCAATAGTTTAAGCCCAAAACCATAACATAGaatctgaaaaaataaaataaaaaataaaaaataaaccatgGCATAGAAAATTATTTGGATGCTACCTAGTTAATGTCTTCCACTTATATATAAGCAAACACGACAAAAATGGCTGGAGAATTTTCTCTAAGGAAATGACCAAATGGCGTGGGTTCAATTAAGTATATCCTTAAGAATGATTTTTCttagccaaaaaagaaataatgggTGGATATtccattaaataaatatattgttaataACGGTTAACTATGTCGTTGTCAAAAACCTTATAACCCAACTAGAATTTTCTGGCATTTCAAATAAAGACATTGGATTCAAAAACCTCCCTctcattgtaactattgaatcaTAAAAAAGGTATATTGTTAAGAATGATTAAGTATTTCTTAGCCAAATAGGTTCAATCAAGTGTAGTTAAGAATGCTTAAACATAGGAAAATGTTTAGCTCCAACTCCACTATGtactttcttctaaaaaaaaaactcaattatgTGCTGATTAAAGAAACCATTCATGTATAGTTTTTGATGGTGTAATGAAAATCCCCAAGTCTTGTCTCGTCCATATAAGTCGtccaaagaaaagagaggaagaaggaaCATCCTCGCCCAGTTCAACCTCGTCCGTCCGTCCTTAAAGGACGGACGAGGTTGTTGCGCCATGAGCATGTTGAGCCTTAGACGAGCAAATTTCCTCCAGGTGTGAGACAAATCGGACCATTACAAGTCAAGTCCAACCGTTGTGGAATGCAAATCCAAATAATGTAACTTCCATGGCaattatggaagttacctccgaATCTTTTGGACTCCTCAACAATAGGAACGGTTACCAAACAAGTAACCGCTCCCCGCATGCTATATAAATGCTCGCCAACAAGAGAGTAAGGGATTCTGATACTTCCAATATACTAAGAATTACAAAAAGACTAACTTTACCATCGGAGGATTATTGGCCGGCTTCCATTGGTATCCTCtaatttttctgtttgttttctcaaGACTCAGTCATAAAATCATCAACGCCCGAGACTTTCAGCCCACTGATATCACAAGATTCATcagttggcaccgtctgtgggaaagaaaataattttttgcgTTTGAACTTCATCGTTGAATTCTGCGATTTCTTTCTCCGACAAAGGGCTGAAATGGTCCGGACAAGGTCAAAGGCTACTAGCCCAGGCCCTCAAGAGAGCAGGGGCGACCGTCAATCGGTGCCTACCATGCAACCATCTTCTATCCAACACGTGCAATCCATGGCCGCCGCTATGGTGGAGTTAACCCTCCAGAACCAGGAATTGGTCAGAGAACTTAATTTAAGGAGGCAGCGTCACGATGGGAACACTGAAGGACAGACTCAAAGTCAAGATGGAAGGAATGTTGAATTTGAAAGACAGTTAAGGGTATCGCTTCACGGAGGGTGCCTCATTTGGAAAgggaaatggaccaaatgagaAGAACTATGGATGAGATGAAGGAGAGTATGAAGAGGACGAACCCTGAGGATCCCATGTGCTTTAATCCAAACAGATGGAATGTGAACCAATATATGCCTAACATGATTAGATATAAAAGATAATTCCTTTagcttatcatttttttttcactctcaGTAACCACCAAGGCCTAAAGCATTCCAAGCTTTTGGAAGCGGATTAAGAATCTGTGCAGGAAACATGCTCGCAAGGACACAACTTGCACTTTTTCTCCATCATTTGTCTATTGGCTATAAGTAAGGACCAAGGAAAACCAATCCCTATGATTGGTGTATATAGGTCCATTGGGCTCTAAGCCCACTTTTATTGCACTTCACACGGACTTGCATGGTACTCATatgtcttatatatataaaactttgtGTTACATAGCTTACATCATGaaatacaatataattattCTATATTTCTAACACGTGTCATTGAAGACATCGctaaacatatatttaaatgatATCTCAGGTGGgaatttatgtatattttaattaaatttatccaTATAGAATAATTCAATCTGAATGCAGAGATGGTTTATCTTCCACATCCAAAACCAGTTGACAAGGCTGAGGTTATGTTCAGCAAAATTTAGGAAACCCTTATTGGTTCCTGTTTTatagttttgaatcttttgattgaATAAATGTCAAAATGAACATGGTAAGAATTGTTGCTAACTTTATAGTTGCTtgggtttgaaattttctgTTCTTTCTACTTCATCTTCATGGGATGATAATGAAGATTCTTGTCCCATTGGTTTAGAGAAATTTATGATTCTCCCAATTTCACTCCACGAATTGGAGAGAATCCattttatagtttaaattttaattttcgtTTAATAGTGTATAGAGTACaacgtcatttaaaatttaaatgatatgaCACTCTATAcactttttaatttataatatgaaaGCTTTGCCAAAAAACAGGCGTAATTACTACCGCTACAAACATGTTTATTGCCTCAATGGGAAGGCAAGGTGATTTCTAGAGTTACGTACAACATGAGTTGTATAAGTACAGCAAGAGTTACATACAACATGAGTTGAATAATGTTACGACATATGTGAaccatgttaggaacatatgttaatgtagaattggctaatcctttgacaaaatgcactttacttgtaattgggtagatctaggatgagtttaatacttcaaggaacaaaatttcaagtccaagtgttaaaaccatgcaaatctgtccaggAATCAAgagaagaagtgctggattttaaaactcaacaaCTAGCTCAATagatagcatctatcgaggaTTAAAAGGCAGTTTTTGCCTGATACTCAACAGCTGCTCAATAGATActctatctatcgagatttaagaaaatcaaattttcagatttaattTCACACAAATCCGTATATACATgcttaggctttcttttctcacaactctaaacatatataaggattattttaagagctgtCACAGCTAATGCAAGTgagtgcaacttgatgcaaaagTTGTTCACAGGCATATTGTGATCGGAGataatttgccctaattcatttttctcttcaagaagtTGCTGCATTTGTAtgccgtagggttttgtaaccaaggaatTTCGTGATattcatcgtgttgatgaactgaagaactctGCAGCTAatatccttctcaagttggtggttagtcacataattggatccgtgcatcaattagttagtcacgtactggaagtcgtgcattaaaaggagagattgtcactacagaacaagtccaattagatattagggtaagggttcaactgtaaattggtataaggtactgagattcatttacttgtaaccgcttgttgtgataatagtggattctcgggagtggtgaccttgaaatcacctggtggggtttttgccttggagtttgtaaacaaatcactgtgtcaatgaGATGccaaaaagttatatttttacaccataaaaacctactttatttattttacaatctcaTTTTACAACTTACCTAATAtcttagtttctatttttacatacaacttattaaaatagtatAAACTACAACAGTAAATAACATaaacaattctctctctctctctctctctctctctctctctctctctctctctctctctctctctcttctctctctctctctctctctctctctctctctctctctcgtaaaGGCACACAACCACCTTCCACCAAAACTCAGTCATAAATACCAATTCTTCACCACCAaaattagcccaaaaaaaaaaatttccaccaccaccataatcaaaacccatcccaaaatcaaACCCCGTAGCAAGagggaggagaaaaaaaaaaaacacacaatcaCAGTAACCACCATCCCCACAAGTCACAGCCCACCACCACTATTAATAgccaccaaaatcacaaagagCGAGAGAAAGAGACGAGACAGAGAGAGAAGTCAGCAACCATTGCTACCAAATCCACCACCGAAACCCCCCACCAAACCAACCATCACCCCACCACCACACACTGCCGcagccaccaaaaaaaaaaaaaaaaaccccaacaaCCCCACAGTCCCCACCACCACCTCCAACATAcacaaaaacccacaaaacccattTAACCCACACCACTGTCAACACAACTAAAACCAGCACCATCAACCCATTACCAACCAATCACCAAaactcattttcaaaaaaaaaaaaaaaacccaccgatgagcaaacccacaaccaccaccaatcTATCCACTTCACAGACCCACCTCACACTTAACCACTGCCAATCTATActtgtttgagagagagagagagagagagagagagagagagagagagagagagagagagagagagagagagagagag
The Quercus lobata isolate SW786 chromosome 10, ValleyOak3.0 Primary Assembly, whole genome shotgun sequence DNA segment above includes these coding regions:
- the LOC115965585 gene encoding protein NRT1/ PTR FAMILY 2.8; protein product: MEIMIHSTSLQQDPPTHPSPPPKASTRKAGGWKAIKYIIGNESFEKLASMSLISNITVYLTTKYNLSGIFVVNVVNIWNGSSNITSLAGAFVADAYLGRFRTLLFGSIASLLGMGTMTLTAAIHQLRPPTCDGRHQSHCPHPKSWQLAFLFIALAFLSLGAGGIRPCNIAFGADQFDINTKKGRSQLESFFNWWYFSFTIALVVALTAVVYVQTNFSWVLGFAIPTACLAVSITIFLLGCRTYFYKNPRGSIFTDIAKVITAACRKHRLTVGPASKHSFYDPSITGSESPTLTMLTHTDRFMFLDKAAMVADPSELDNQGIAKSGWRLCSLQQVEQLKCLVAVLPVWVSGIGCFIAMDQQSTFGILQAMQMDRTIGSHFMIPPGWMNLTSMIALSIWIFIYEQVYIPQARKITRRDTRLTVQQRISTGILMSILCMLVAGIVEKKRRDSALKHGSFTSPTSFALLLPQYVLSGMTEAFAAVAIMEFLTKQMPESMRTTAGAVFFLSLSIASYIGALIVNIIHKATKKTDQLSWLGGQDLNKNRLDYYYYIVAALEVLNFVYFNFFASHFVLSSSAGCEKRQLENSIACHPRTLSECEPNEEEKGLEMHNNH